A window of Deltaproteobacteria bacterium contains these coding sequences:
- a CDS encoding type II toxin-antitoxin system VapC family toxin, translating into MRGDKRVIDRIKKQVPADLSLSTITLAEILYGIEKSPIKKKERRLKIEQISSLLGLYSFDEEAAWKYAVIRTQLEKKGMVIRERDTQIASIALANRLTVVTHNVKEFGRIGKLKVEDWATENIKTLES; encoded by the coding sequence ATGCGTGGTGATAAGAGAGTAATTGACCGGATTAAAAAGCAGGTTCCAGCAGATTTATCACTGTCAACCATTACCCTGGCTGAAATATTATACGGGATAGAAAAGTCTCCGATAAAAAAGAAAGAAAGGCGATTGAAAATAGAACAGATATCGTCGTTGCTGGGCCTGTATTCTTTTGATGAGGAAGCGGCCTGGAAATATGCTGTTATAAGGACACAACTTGAAAAAAAAGGGATGGTTATCAGAGAAAGAGATACACAGATCGCATCTATTGCCCTGGCAAACAGGCTGACTGTTGTTACTCATAATGTAAAAGAGTTTGGTCGAATTGGCAAATTGAAAGTCGAAGATTGGGCAACTGAAAATATTAAAACGTTAGAAAGTTAA
- a CDS encoding AbrB/MazE/SpoVT family DNA-binding domain-containing protein, with translation MSADWCGCRCKEKSSAAKVFQNGRSQAVRIPKAFRFKGNEVKISKKGDKVILEPLERSRWPEGFWKAFSVDPDFKTPEALPSKDFSLD, from the coding sequence ATATCAGCTGATTGGTGCGGGTGTAGGTGTAAAGAAAAATCATCTGCAGCAAAAGTATTTCAAAACGGTCGATCGCAAGCGGTTCGGATACCCAAAGCCTTTCGTTTTAAGGGAAATGAAGTAAAAATCAGCAAAAAGGGCGACAAGGTAATCCTTGAACCTCTTGAAAGAAGCAGGTGGCCGGAGGGGTTCTGGAAAGCTTTTTCTGTGGATCCGGATTTTAAAACACCTGAGGCATTGCCATCAAAAGACTTTAGTTTGGATTAA